The Beijerinckiaceae bacterium genome has a window encoding:
- a CDS encoding multidrug ABC transporter ATP-binding protein — translation MINIGNSVGELRCVSLRYGSTIALDRIDLRIPAGRMSGIIGPDGVGKSSLLSLIAGARRIQTGSVVVLDGDLADPSHRAAVCPRIAYMPQGLGKNLYPDLSVRENIDFFGRLFGQSGTEREQWVKELLRSTGLEPFQSRPAKALSGGMKQKLGLCCALIHDPDLLILDEPTTGVDPLSRRQFWDLIARLHRRRPWMSILVATAYMEEAERFDWLVVMDAGRILATDTPKNLKATTGSNTLEETFVALLPEARRRGQKQVKAAPRLSENEDIVILTHGLTRRFGNFTAVDHVNFSIKRGEIFGFLGSNGCGKTTTMKMLTGLLPATSGDAWLFGKRADASDLQSRTRVGYMSQSFSLYTELTVQQNLTLHARLFDIAHAKARIHELVQQFELNAYLDQHASDLPLGIRQRLSLAVAIVHQPELLILDEPTSGVDPIARDQFWSLLFDLSRNQGVTIFISTHFMNEAERCDRIALMDAGRVLAMGAPLALVKQRKAANLEEAFIGFLEEAATARGQNHAAEPARDFAVSHAGDTAQAAVRRWFSWRRLFAYTIRESLELIRDPIRLGFALFGTVFLMGIFGTGISTDVDNLTFAVLDRDNTTESRAYLEELRGSRYFLERPPLQNQAELERRLQSGDIKAGVEIPPRFGQDIKKGLPVVIGAWIDGAMPFRAETIRGYLQGVHQQALVDLAQRNGQSAVAVQPATIEVRFRYNQDFDSVYAIVPGTMALLLALIPAILMALAIVREKELGSITNLYVTPVTRIEFLLGKQVPYVLTAMVNFALLCLLAIFFFGVPLKGSFPTLLLGTLIYVIATTGFGMLISAFCRTQIAALFGTAILTVLPATQFSGMLAPVSSLSGLPALMGRSFPMTYYLKISVGTFTKALGFWDLGSSFVALLIFIPVLTVFSVALLRKQES, via the coding sequence ATGATCAACATCGGCAATAGTGTCGGAGAGCTTCGTTGCGTCTCGCTGCGCTACGGCTCGACGATTGCGCTCGACCGGATCGATTTGCGGATTCCGGCCGGGCGAATGAGCGGTATCATCGGCCCCGATGGGGTGGGAAAATCCTCGCTGCTGAGCCTGATCGCCGGCGCGCGCCGCATACAAACCGGAAGCGTCGTGGTCCTCGACGGCGATTTGGCGGACCCCTCGCATCGCGCCGCCGTCTGCCCGCGAATTGCCTACATGCCGCAAGGACTGGGTAAGAATCTTTACCCGGATCTCAGCGTACGGGAAAATATTGACTTCTTCGGTCGGTTGTTCGGCCAGAGCGGCACCGAGCGCGAACAATGGGTGAAAGAACTCCTTCGGAGTACCGGACTCGAACCCTTTCAGAGCCGTCCGGCGAAGGCGCTTTCCGGCGGCATGAAGCAGAAACTCGGGCTTTGTTGCGCCCTGATTCATGATCCGGATCTGTTGATCCTGGATGAGCCGACGACGGGCGTCGATCCGCTCTCGCGGCGGCAATTTTGGGATTTGATTGCGCGGCTGCACCGACGCCGCCCCTGGATGAGCATCCTGGTCGCCACAGCCTACATGGAGGAAGCCGAGCGTTTCGACTGGCTCGTCGTGATGGATGCCGGACGCATACTTGCCACGGACACACCGAAGAACCTGAAGGCAACGACGGGATCGAACACTTTGGAGGAAACATTCGTCGCTCTATTGCCTGAAGCACGCAGGCGTGGGCAAAAGCAGGTCAAGGCGGCGCCGCGACTCAGCGAGAATGAAGATATCGTCATCCTGACGCACGGCCTAACCCGCCGCTTTGGCAACTTCACCGCCGTCGACCATGTCAATTTTTCCATCAAGCGCGGCGAAATCTTCGGCTTCTTAGGGTCGAATGGCTGCGGCAAAACCACCACAATGAAAATGCTGACCGGACTTTTGCCCGCGACCTCGGGGGACGCCTGGTTGTTTGGCAAGCGGGCAGACGCGTCCGATCTCCAGTCCCGCACGCGGGTCGGCTATATGTCGCAATCGTTTTCGCTCTACACCGAGCTGACGGTTCAGCAAAATCTTACCCTTCACGCCCGTTTGTTCGACATTGCCCACGCCAAGGCGCGAATCCACGAACTCGTGCAGCAATTCGAGCTCAACGCCTATCTGGATCAGCACGCGTCCGATCTACCGCTCGGCATTCGGCAGCGTCTCTCGCTTGCCGTCGCGATCGTGCATCAGCCCGAACTCCTCATCCTGGACGAACCCACCTCGGGGGTCGATCCGATCGCTCGCGACCAATTCTGGTCCTTGCTTTTCGATCTCTCCCGCAACCAAGGCGTGACGATCTTCATCTCGACGCATTTCATGAATGAGGCGGAGCGCTGTGATCGGATTGCGCTGATGGATGCCGGCCGGGTCCTCGCCATGGGCGCGCCCCTGGCGCTCGTCAAGCAACGCAAGGCCGCCAATCTGGAAGAAGCCTTTATTGGTTTTCTCGAAGAGGCCGCAACGGCGCGCGGACAAAATCACGCGGCTGAGCCTGCACGAGATTTTGCCGTGAGCCACGCTGGCGACACGGCTCAAGCTGCCGTGCGGCGATGGTTCAGCTGGCGCCGCCTCTTCGCCTACACGATTCGCGAGAGTCTCGAATTAATTCGCGACCCGATTAGGCTCGGATTTGCCTTGTTTGGCACCGTCTTTTTGATGGGCATCTTCGGAACCGGCATATCGACCGACGTGGATAATCTGACATTCGCCGTTCTCGACCGGGACAATACGACCGAAAGCCGCGCCTATCTCGAAGAACTGCGAGGATCACGCTATTTTCTGGAGCGGCCGCCGCTTCAAAATCAGGCGGAATTGGAGCGGCGTCTGCAATCGGGAGACATAAAGGCAGGGGTCGAAATCCCCCCGCGTTTCGGGCAAGACATAAAAAAAGGTCTGCCCGTCGTAATCGGAGCCTGGATCGACGGCGCCATGCCGTTTCGCGCCGAAACGATCCGGGGCTATCTGCAAGGCGTCCACCAGCAGGCTCTTGTTGATCTCGCGCAGCGGAACGGCCAGTCGGCGGTCGCCGTCCAGCCCGCGACCATTGAAGTCCGGTTTCGTTACAATCAGGACTTCGACAGTGTCTATGCCATCGTTCCCGGGACCATGGCTCTTTTGCTCGCCCTCATTCCGGCCATTCTCATGGCTCTTGCCATCGTCCGGGAAAAGGAGCTCGGCTCGATTACCAATCTTTATGTGACGCCAGTCACCCGGATCGAATTCCTCCTTGGCAAGCAAGTGCCCTATGTCCTCACGGCGATGGTGAATTTTGCGCTGCTTTGTCTGCTCGCGATTTTTTTCTTCGGCGTGCCCTTGAAGGGCAGCTTCCCGACTCTTTTGTTGGGCACCTTGATTTACGTGATTGCGACAACAGGATTTGGGATGTTGATTTCTGCGTTTTGCCGAACCCAGATCGCGGCTCTGTTCGGGACCGCAATTCTCACCGTTCTCCCGGCAACCCAATTCTCCGGGATGCTCGCCCCGGTGTCGTCCCTGTCCGGCCTGCCTGCCCTGATGGGCCGCAGTTTCCCGATGACCTACTATTTAAAAATCAGCGTTGGCACATTCACCAAAGCGCTTGGATTCTGGGATTTGGGTTCCAGCTTCGTCGCTTTGTTGATTTTCATTCCCGTTCTTACCGTCTTCAGCGTCGCACTTTTACGGAAACAAGAATCCTGA
- a CDS encoding secretion protein HylD yields MTGFDPEQPESLPQQAADHDWQADPLPPAMALVPVRETLPVPISDQTDLGKPKKKIILRLLLVLALAGGAAAGGFVYWRSHLSPVPPGIAWSNGRIEADEIDISTKFAGRIAELFVDEGDLVTAGQTVARMDTRDLEASLRKASSQVLQFRQSLEEAQANVTSRETSVTLAKAEFERANTLLKRGFTTRENYDQRLQALDGANAALAAATARVGQAEHALHAAQNDVELYQVNIADNTLVAPRAGRIQYRIANVGEVLPAGGKVFTLLDAAYVYMNIYLPTADAGRTRVGSEARIVLDAYPNFAIPAHVSFVAEQAQFTPKTVETKSERDKLMFRVKVRVDADFLRRHAADVSSGLPGLAYVRLDPNVDWPARLKGPASDDQHRQ; encoded by the coding sequence ATGACCGGATTTGACCCCGAGCAACCTGAAAGCCTGCCGCAGCAGGCGGCGGACCACGATTGGCAGGCCGACCCGCTGCCGCCGGCCATGGCTTTGGTTCCGGTTCGCGAAACTCTGCCCGTTCCCATCAGCGATCAAACCGACCTCGGAAAGCCGAAAAAGAAAATCATTCTGCGCCTTTTGCTTGTTCTGGCCCTGGCTGGTGGAGCCGCGGCAGGCGGTTTTGTTTACTGGCGCTCGCATCTATCGCCTGTGCCGCCAGGGATTGCTTGGAGCAATGGACGAATCGAGGCCGATGAAATCGATATCAGCACAAAATTTGCCGGGCGTATTGCAGAGCTGTTTGTTGACGAAGGCGATTTGGTGACGGCCGGCCAAACCGTCGCGCGCATGGATACAAGAGATCTCGAGGCCTCGCTGAGAAAGGCGAGTTCGCAAGTCCTTCAATTTCGGCAGAGCCTCGAGGAAGCCCAAGCCAACGTCACTTCGCGCGAAACTTCCGTCACGCTGGCAAAGGCAGAGTTTGAAAGGGCCAATACGCTTCTCAAACGTGGATTCACGACACGGGAGAATTACGACCAGCGTCTGCAAGCCCTCGATGGCGCCAACGCGGCTCTGGCCGCGGCGACGGCAAGGGTCGGCCAGGCCGAACATGCCCTCCATGCCGCGCAGAATGATGTCGAGCTTTACCAGGTCAATATCGCAGACAATACACTTGTCGCACCACGCGCAGGGCGCATTCAATATCGCATCGCCAATGTCGGCGAGGTTTTGCCGGCGGGTGGAAAAGTCTTCACCCTTCTCGACGCCGCCTATGTCTATATGAATATCTATCTGCCAACGGCCGATGCGGGCCGCACCCGGGTTGGATCGGAGGCGCGCATTGTGCTCGACGCCTATCCGAACTTCGCCATCCCGGCTCATGTGTCCTTTGTTGCGGAGCAGGCACAATTCACTCCCAAGACCGTTGAAACCAAAAGCGAGCGTGACAAGCTTATGTTTCGAGTAAAGGTGCGGGTCGATGCGGATTTTCTGCGCCGGCACGCCGCCGATGTCAGTTCCGGACTGCCTGGTCTTGCCTATGTGCGGCTTGATCCGAATGTGGATTGGCCGGCCAGGCTCAAAGGTCCAGCATCCGATGATCAACATCGGCAATAG
- a CDS encoding transcriptional regulator, producing MLDHPTPTILEQPIIDWRDFAPCTTVPLFACAPEVLGTSFNYGRDEEIYGEGEDTEFIYKVVSGAVRTYKIMRDGRRQIGGFHLPGDFFGLETDNRHHLTAESITQSKVLLFTRRQVESLVHRNIDAARELWLMTAQHLRHAENHMLLLGRKTALERLAAFLIEMDARHGNTGLIELPMLRRDIADYLGLTLETVSRSFSELQSQRAVELDGARHVALRKRAMLEEMGA from the coding sequence ATGCTTGATCACCCGACCCCGACGATATTAGAGCAACCGATCATCGATTGGCGGGATTTCGCCCCCTGCACGACTGTTCCGCTTTTTGCTTGCGCCCCCGAAGTTTTGGGAACCAGCTTCAATTATGGCCGCGACGAAGAGATCTACGGCGAGGGGGAGGACACCGAGTTTATTTACAAGGTCGTTTCGGGAGCCGTACGCACCTATAAAATCATGCGCGACGGACGCCGGCAGATCGGCGGATTTCATCTCCCCGGCGACTTCTTCGGCCTTGAAACAGACAACCGGCATCATCTGACCGCCGAGTCGATCACCCAGAGCAAGGTTTTGCTCTTCACCCGCCGCCAGGTCGAAAGTCTGGTCCATCGCAATATCGATGCCGCGCGCGAGCTTTGGCTGATGACGGCCCAGCATTTGCGCCACGCTGAAAATCATATGCTGCTTCTCGGCCGGAAGACGGCGCTGGAGCGGCTGGCGGCCTTTTTGATCGAGATGGATGCGCGACATGGCAACACCGGGCTGATCGAGCTGCCCATGTTACGCCGCGATATCGCCGATTATCTCGGCCTCACTTTGGAGACGGTGTCGCGCAGCTTCTCCGAGCTTCAAAGTCAGCGCGCGGTGGAGCTTGACGGAGCGCGCCATGTCGCTTTGCGCAAGCGCGCCATGCTAGAGGAGATGGGCGCCTAG
- a CDS encoding osmotically inducible protein OsmC — protein MSEHKVSIRWARNGSDFGYKSYPRDHVWRFDNGVEVPASAAPAYLGNPERVDPEAAFVAALSSCHMLTFLAVASHKGFVVDSYEDNAVGRLEKNEDGRLAITFVELHPNIVYGGANQPTQADIDWLHEKAHHECFIANSVTTKISIGAAKSPNPSAA, from the coding sequence ATGTCCGAACACAAAGTCAGCATTCGGTGGGCACGCAACGGCTCGGACTTCGGCTATAAAAGCTACCCGCGCGATCACGTCTGGCGGTTCGACAATGGCGTCGAGGTACCGGCTTCGGCGGCTCCCGCCTATCTGGGCAATCCCGAGCGGGTCGATCCCGAAGCGGCATTTGTCGCCGCCTTGTCGAGCTGCCACATGCTGACGTTTCTCGCCGTGGCCTCGCACAAGGGTTTTGTGGTCGACAGCTATGAAGACAATGCCGTGGGCCGACTGGAGAAAAACGAGGACGGGCGGCTCGCCATCACTTTCGTCGAGCTGCATCCCAATATTGTCTATGGGGGCGCCAACCAGCCGACGCAGGCCGACATCGACTGGCTGCATGAAAAGGCGCACCACGAATGCTTTATCGCCAATTCGGTGACGACCAAGATCAGTATCGGCGCGGCGAAATCGCCTAACCCAAGTGCGGCTTAA
- a CDS encoding MarR family transcriptional regulator — MTIYSMGKVDVLTELILETFRLNGRLLAAGDALVADVGLTSARWQVLGAMALSPVPLPVAHIARNMGLTRQAVQRLVNEMERDGLVCFETNPHHQRAKLVRRTPRGQSAYEAAMKRQDPWASRLAEGLGGKQIEAAAATLRTIRQRLEDDREKGDADA; from the coding sequence ATGACAATATATAGCATGGGTAAAGTAGACGTCCTCACAGAGCTTATTTTGGAGACGTTCCGCCTGAACGGTCGTCTCCTTGCAGCTGGCGATGCCCTCGTTGCGGACGTGGGTTTGACGAGCGCACGCTGGCAGGTCCTCGGTGCCATGGCTCTGTCTCCCGTCCCGCTGCCCGTCGCTCACATCGCGCGCAACATGGGACTGACCCGTCAGGCCGTCCAACGCCTGGTGAACGAAATGGAACGCGATGGTCTCGTGTGTTTCGAAACGAACCCCCACCATCAGCGCGCCAAGCTGGTGCGTCGGACCCCTCGGGGGCAGTCGGCCTATGAAGCAGCCATGAAGCGCCAAGACCCCTGGGCGAGCCGTCTCGCGGAGGGTCTCGGCGGTAAGCAGATTGAAGCGGCCGCCGCGACGTTGCGCACCATCCGACAACGCCTGGAAGACGACCGAGAAAAGGGAGATGCAGATGCTTAA
- a CDS encoding phasin yields MTKSPYEIPAEIRDMTAKSVEEARKAFEGFIEAAQKATAQAEGTANALQTSAKEATTKALSFTEANVKAAFDHAQKLIHAKDPQEFLAHQSEYVKKQLASIEEHAKEIGAAVLKKVTPNK; encoded by the coding sequence ATGACAAAAAGCCCCTACGAAATCCCCGCCGAGATCCGTGATATGACGGCGAAAAGCGTCGAGGAAGCGCGCAAAGCCTTTGAAGGTTTTATCGAGGCGGCGCAGAAGGCAACCGCCCAGGCTGAAGGTACCGCAAATGCCCTGCAAACGAGCGCCAAGGAGGCGACCACAAAGGCTCTCAGCTTCACGGAAGCAAATGTGAAGGCCGCGTTCGACCACGCCCAAAAACTCATCCACGCGAAGGATCCGCAGGAATTCCTCGCTCATCAATCCGAATATGTGAAGAAGCAACTCGCCAGCATCGAGGAACATGCCAAGGAGATCGGCGCCGCCGTTCTCAAGAAAGTGACGCCAAACAAATAG
- a CDS encoding adenylate/guanylate cyclase domain-containing protein: MRRQKTRISRLFFPLVCGFLLLAVVVRGADPFFVQALRLIAFDAYQRLAPQSYDPELPVRIVDIDPESIARFGQWPWPRTTMRDLVVRLNERNAAAIAFDIVFAEPDRTSFEEVVKHLPPDQASELRSKAGSSTNDELFAEALKAAPSVLQIILTNRPESELFTPKAGFVFAGDDPKAFLRAYSGVDGNLPLLSSAAKGLGATNLFPARDGVVRRVPLFFRLGDQIVPSLAAEALRVAQDASTYVLKSSNASGETAFGQNTGLNHVRIGNLDVATDEEGALALKFRQSNPSAFIPAWKLIAGDVDEKEIVGKIILIGTSTPGLLDLRATPLDAALPGVEIQAQVLEHILAGRTLTRPDYAVAAEQLLIVALGLLMALAMSRLSPAFAASLGAILPLAVLVTGWISYRYWNLLFDPLYPSLALLMLTAGMTFSVYREVERQRREIRTAFSRYLAPAVVEEIIADPAKLELGGEVRELTLMFCDVRDFTSISEGLTASELTMFVQELLTPLSNIILRERGTIDKYMGDGIMAFWNAPLDVSDHPQRACRAAIEIVGKIADLNRQWKERAMAVGRTFDEIRIGIGINTGNCCVGNLGSEQRFDYSAIGDEVNVTSRLEGLAKLYGLSVVAGEATVNRCPSLGILELDLIQVKGRARPTRVFALLDVLGCGEPDLMRLRPLHEKFLHAYRAQNWDECETLVAQCRKAGVTALDSYYALFAARIQNLRDAALNHDWDGAYAMTEK; the protein is encoded by the coding sequence TTGCGACGCCAAAAAACGCGCATCAGCCGATTATTTTTCCCGCTCGTATGCGGATTTCTGCTGCTCGCGGTCGTCGTGCGCGGGGCCGATCCGTTCTTCGTCCAGGCGCTGCGCCTGATTGCCTTTGACGCCTATCAGCGGTTGGCGCCGCAATCCTACGATCCAGAGCTTCCGGTCCGTATCGTCGACATCGATCCAGAATCTATTGCGCGATTCGGACAGTGGCCATGGCCGCGAACGACCATGCGCGACCTCGTCGTCCGGCTCAACGAACGCAACGCTGCGGCCATTGCGTTCGATATCGTTTTCGCGGAGCCGGATCGCACCTCTTTCGAGGAAGTTGTAAAACATCTACCGCCCGATCAAGCCAGCGAACTGCGCAGCAAAGCCGGTTCTTCGACGAATGATGAATTGTTCGCGGAAGCCCTCAAGGCGGCGCCGAGCGTGCTGCAAATCATATTGACGAACCGACCGGAGTCCGAGCTGTTCACCCCAAAGGCCGGCTTCGTATTCGCCGGCGACGACCCCAAAGCCTTTCTGCGGGCCTACTCCGGCGTCGACGGCAATCTGCCCTTGCTGAGCAGCGCTGCAAAGGGTCTCGGCGCAACAAATCTATTTCCTGCTCGCGACGGGGTGGTTCGGCGCGTGCCGCTGTTTTTCCGGCTCGGTGACCAAATCGTTCCTTCGCTCGCGGCGGAGGCTTTAAGGGTGGCTCAGGATGCTTCGACCTATGTGCTCAAATCGTCGAATGCCAGCGGCGAGACGGCCTTTGGGCAAAACACCGGTCTCAATCATGTGCGCATCGGCAATCTCGATGTCGCCACTGACGAAGAGGGTGCCCTGGCCCTCAAATTTCGTCAGAGCAATCCCTCTGCCTTCATCCCGGCTTGGAAACTTATCGCCGGCGACGTCGACGAAAAAGAGATCGTGGGCAAGATCATTCTTATTGGCACCAGCACGCCCGGTTTGCTGGACCTGCGGGCAACGCCTCTCGATGCCGCCTTGCCCGGTGTCGAGATCCAGGCGCAAGTCCTTGAACATATTCTCGCGGGCCGCACGCTGACCCGCCCTGACTATGCCGTGGCGGCCGAGCAATTGCTGATCGTCGCCTTGGGCTTATTGATGGCGCTTGCCATGTCTCGGCTTTCCCCAGCATTCGCAGCAAGCCTTGGCGCCATCCTACCCCTCGCGGTTCTTGTCACCGGATGGATTTCCTACCGCTATTGGAATCTTCTGTTCGATCCCCTTTATCCCTCGCTCGCCTTGCTGATGCTCACCGCCGGCATGACGTTTTCCGTCTACCGTGAGGTGGAGAGGCAACGCCGTGAAATCCGCACTGCGTTCAGCCGCTATCTCGCACCGGCGGTCGTTGAGGAGATTATTGCCGATCCGGCGAAACTTGAACTCGGTGGCGAGGTTCGCGAACTCACACTGATGTTTTGCGACGTACGGGATTTCACGTCGATTTCAGAAGGACTTACCGCCAGCGAACTCACCATGTTCGTTCAGGAGCTTTTGACGCCGCTGAGCAATATTATTTTGAGGGAGCGCGGAACCATCGACAAATATATGGGCGATGGCATCATGGCTTTCTGGAACGCGCCGCTCGACGTGAGCGACCATCCCCAGCGGGCCTGTCGCGCCGCGATCGAAATCGTCGGCAAAATCGCCGACCTCAATCGACAATGGAAGGAGCGGGCGATGGCGGTCGGCCGGACCTTCGACGAAATCAGGATCGGGATCGGCATCAACACCGGCAATTGTTGCGTCGGCAATCTCGGCAGTGAGCAGCGCTTCGACTATTCGGCGATCGGCGATGAGGTCAATGTCACGTCGAGGCTCGAAGGTCTGGCCAAGCTCTACGGTCTGTCGGTGGTGGCGGGCGAGGCGACGGTCAATCGGTGCCCTTCGCTCGGCATCCTCGAGCTCGATCTGATCCAAGTGAAGGGCCGGGCGAGACCCACGCGGGTTTTTGCACTTCTTGACGTTTTGGGCTGCGGCGAGCCGGACCTAATGCGGCTGCGGCCGCTTCATGAAAAGTTCCTGCACGCCTACCGGGCGCAAAACTGGGACGAATGCGAAACCCTCGTCGCGCAATGTCGAAAGGCCGGCGTCACGGCCCTCGATTCTTATTATGCGTTGTTTGCCGCGCGCATCCAGAACCTGCGCGATGCAGCGCTCAACCACGATTGGGATGGTGCCTACGCCATGACCGAGAAGTGA
- a CDS encoding cold-shock protein, whose amino-acid sequence MPNGTVKWFNATKGFGFIQPDSGGADIFVHISAVERAGLSNLNEGQKVSFDEERDPKKGKTSAVNIKAL is encoded by the coding sequence ATGCCAAACGGCACCGTGAAATGGTTCAATGCAACAAAGGGATTTGGTTTTATTCAGCCGGATAGCGGCGGAGCCGATATTTTCGTTCATATCAGCGCCGTCGAGCGCGCCGGTCTGAGCAATCTGAATGAAGGGCAGAAGGTGTCGTTCGACGAAGAGCGCGACCCCAAAAAGGGAAAGACCTCTGCCGTCAATATCAAGGCCCTTTAA
- a CDS encoding efflux transporter periplasmic adaptor subunit — translation MRFSCPHRRPLGLLLSSILLIAPMPFSRAADSAAVATGMAVSVVKAKSACFVDNLQLNGTIIPREEILVRPNVEGLQLASILVDDGATVSVGQALAQLTRPGWMPGTPTKVTITAPAKGILVRRQLALGMPASSRGAPMFSIIRDGELEFEAEIPQIALAKVKTGQAARIETLSGDVFSGIVRSILPEIDPLTQLGHARFEVRGAQGIVPGAFATASIDLEKSCGTAVPLASILYGPEGSVVQVVRNDKVETRKVKVGLLDGKDAEILAGLNAGDTVVARAGSFLREGEVVRPAP, via the coding sequence ATGAGATTCTCTTGCCCGCACAGAAGGCCGCTCGGCCTCTTGCTGTCTTCAATTCTTCTCATTGCACCGATGCCGTTCTCACGCGCAGCGGACTCCGCCGCCGTGGCGACGGGCATGGCCGTGAGCGTCGTGAAAGCCAAAAGCGCTTGCTTTGTCGATAATCTGCAATTGAACGGAACCATCATCCCACGGGAAGAGATTTTGGTCCGGCCCAATGTCGAGGGGTTGCAGTTAGCCAGCATCCTTGTTGACGACGGAGCCACAGTGAGCGTGGGTCAGGCGCTTGCTCAACTGACGCGGCCCGGATGGATGCCAGGTACGCCCACCAAGGTAACCATAACCGCGCCGGCGAAAGGCATTCTGGTCCGAAGACAGCTGGCCCTTGGAATGCCGGCTTCCTCGCGTGGCGCGCCGATGTTCAGCATTATTCGCGATGGCGAGCTCGAATTCGAAGCTGAAATTCCTCAGATTGCCCTTGCCAAGGTGAAGACCGGCCAGGCGGCACGGATAGAAACATTAAGTGGAGATGTATTTTCCGGGATCGTGCGAAGCATTCTTCCGGAAATCGATCCATTGACTCAGCTCGGCCACGCTCGCTTCGAGGTGCGCGGCGCGCAGGGCATTGTGCCCGGGGCATTCGCGACGGCCTCGATCGACCTGGAAAAAAGCTGTGGGACCGCAGTGCCGCTGGCATCGATCCTCTACGGACCGGAAGGCTCGGTGGTGCAGGTCGTGCGGAACGATAAGGTCGAGACCAGGAAGGTGAAGGTCGGCCTTCTGGACGGCAAGGATGCTGAAATCCTGGCTGGCCTAAACGCCGGAGACACGGTTGTGGCGCGCGCCGGATCTTTCCTGCGCGAGGGCGAGGTCGTCAGACCGGCGCCTTAG
- a CDS encoding cytochrome P450, producing MVETLVRESTNQTLFAEVLDPINRADPYPLYARLRETPISRQSDGTYVVSTFKEIRGLLYDPRVSSDNLPKPQHAKTGNPIKDFITNKIKDWIIENHRPLIFRDPPDHDFLRRLIVGQFGPERVHSMHGQISAIVEDLIGKMQGRNEIDLVGDFSYPLPVTVICELLGVPREDEQKFQGWASTLAGVLDPDQLTSEEDLLKVIADYDAITDYLGALIRAKRKRPTDDLLSGLATYRDKKLGRMGKYDLIATAVLLLVAGHETTVNLITNGMLTLLRHRPYLERLRQDPGLAPRLVEELLRYEPPVHFRTRKTLGAIDIAGTMIPEGAPLVLLFASGSRDPNRFANPDRFDPDRVDNQHFGFGGGVHYCIGAPLARIEAEAALVALAKRLIDPSLVVDPPPYRRGASLRGPEHLAIKIAGITA from the coding sequence ATGGTAGAGACGCTTGTCAGGGAAAGTACGAACCAGACTCTGTTCGCGGAAGTCCTCGACCCGATCAATCGTGCCGATCCCTATCCTCTGTATGCGCGCCTGCGCGAAACGCCCATTTCACGTCAAAGCGACGGGACTTATGTCGTCAGCACCTTTAAGGAAATTCGCGGCCTGCTTTACGACCCGAGGGTGAGTTCGGACAATCTTCCAAAACCGCAGCATGCAAAGACCGGCAATCCGATCAAGGACTTCATCACGAACAAGATTAAGGACTGGATCATTGAAAATCACCGGCCGTTGATTTTTCGCGATCCTCCTGATCATGATTTCCTGCGCCGGCTCATCGTCGGTCAATTCGGCCCGGAACGCGTTCACTCCATGCATGGCCAAATCAGCGCGATCGTCGAAGACTTGATTGGCAAAATGCAGGGGCGAAATGAAATCGACCTCGTCGGCGATTTTTCCTATCCGCTCCCGGTTACCGTCATCTGCGAACTTTTGGGTGTGCCGCGCGAGGACGAGCAGAAGTTTCAGGGCTGGGCCTCGACACTGGCCGGGGTCCTCGATCCAGATCAATTGACCAGCGAGGAGGACCTTCTCAAAGTCATCGCCGATTACGACGCGATCACAGACTATCTCGGCGCTCTCATCAGGGCGAAACGCAAACGCCCAACCGATGATCTTTTGTCCGGCCTGGCAACGTATAGGGACAAAAAGCTCGGTCGAATGGGCAAATATGATCTCATCGCCACGGCTGTCCTTCTTCTGGTGGCCGGGCATGAGACCACTGTCAATCTGATCACCAACGGGATGCTCACGCTCTTGCGCCATCGCCCCTATTTGGAGCGATTACGCCAGGATCCGGGCCTTGCGCCGCGCCTCGTCGAGGAGCTGCTCCGCTACGAGCCGCCCGTCCATTTCCGCACCCGCAAGACGCTTGGCGCCATCGACATTGCCGGAACGATGATTCCAGAAGGGGCGCCCCTAGTCCTTTTGTTTGCCTCGGGCAGCCGAGATCCGAATCGCTTTGCGAACCCAGACCGCTTCGATCCCGATCGAGTCGACAACCAGCATTTTGGCTTTGGCGGCGGCGTTCATTATTGCATCGGCGCCCCTCTGGCCAGGATCGAAGCCGAAGCAGCGCTTGTCGCCCTCGCCAAGAGACTGATCGACCCAAGCCTCGTGGTCGATCCGCCACCCTATCGCCGGGGCGCATCCCTGCGGGGACCGGAGCATCTGGCGATCAAAATCGCGGGGATCACCGCTTAG